Sequence from the Phoenix dactylifera cultivar Barhee BC4 unplaced genomic scaffold, palm_55x_up_171113_PBpolish2nd_filt_p 001054F, whole genome shotgun sequence genome:
GTAAATGCAGTGCCACTGTTATGTCTGTGATTCTCCTGCCCCATGTATCTATTGGGGCAATGGTATTGCAAGCACTGATCATTGTCATTCTACGGATAAAGATGGAAGGTGGAAAGCACTGCGGCAGTCCTTCAAACAAAAGAGCACTACTTTTGAGCCACAGAAGCTTCTTGATACAACACTTTCCATGTTGCCATCCTTTCAAAACTCAGTACCACCATGTCGTTCCAACACATCTTCGCTATCCATTCCGTTATCCAGATCAAATCCCCTCCGGCCTTGCTCAGCCACTAGATGTGCCACTCCAGATCCAGCTAACCGAATACACCACCAGAATTCAGCACCTCTCTCTTATCTTGGTCAGAGGCCTGGTCATCATGCATCTAAATCCCACCCATTAAATCCCAGAACACAATGCATACAAAGACAGAATCGTGTTGCTGGTGCTTTGACCGCTCAGTCAGTGTATTCCCAGACAAGATTTAAAAGGGTTGGGACAGCTCGATCTGGTCCTATGAGCTTGAATGAGAACCGACTACCATGCAGTGCTTTGAATAATAATCAGTTGCAGAGAAATGTGCTACAGGGATATCATTTCACACCGGTCACTTCGAGGAGAACTCAGTGCCCTCCAGTGACATCACACAGGTCTCAACGCCCACCAGGGACACTGCCACAGAGCTCCCATTCTGCACCAGTAACTTCTCAGATATCTCAGTGCCCACCAGTAACATCAGTGGATGATAGCGTGAATCAGATGTACAAAACTGCACTGCAGAAATCTCAATGTGTGCCAGTAAGATCACAGAGTTCCCCGTGCCCGACCATGACTCTAGTAAATGATGACACGAAAAGTTGGCAGGATATGCTTGCTAGCGTGGCATCTGA
This genomic interval carries:
- the LOC103703887 gene encoding uncharacterized protein LOC103703887; translation: MGSERAVVEISSDDEDLYPEKWDSFDWVSDLLDRDDIGAEDVDDVMVVDEFSVPPAKPTQNSESWRPARGAAGDESDDDCLVLDSDPDNPVSVVDDKGSGGHGSDDLLILGEKGQLACRDFPHPRHLCANFPFSTTRHEKHCKLCHCYVCDSPAPCIYWGNGIASTDHCHSTDKDGRWKALRQSFKQKSTTFEPQKLLDTTLSMLPSFQNSVPPCRSNTSSLSIPLSRSNPLRPCSATRCATPDPANRIHHQNSAPLSYLGQRPGHHASKSHPLNPRTQCIQRQNRVAGALTAQSVYSQTRFKRVGTARSGPMSLNENRLPCSALNNNQLQRNVLQGYHFTPVTSRRTQCPPVTSHRSQRPPGTLPQSSHSAPVTSQISQCPPVTSVDDSVNQMYKTALQKSQCVPVRSQSSPCPTMTLVNDDTKSWQDMLASVASELGVFDSNSREATPDVQQPLMVSSQPQPFSQFVSETNVSQDVDICGHSAPEVTNLNSLGFDCGWENPAAQSIPENAQGVDSQLKDVQPSDSLVSGCNQGLGDSRLGSILAFLEEEMVAEGAKEPGQPELDPVTLLYDFEATWSSLPPV